GGTAGAACTCGCCCGCCAGGCCCAGCTGCGAGAGCAGCGAGTCCAGGATCAGGGCCGTGGTATAGTAGGAATAGGCGTCTTCGAAATGCTCCGCCAGCGCTGGGTTCGCCTTGAAGAGGCGCTTCTTGCTGTCGGGGCTGAGCGGCTTGCCCTGCTCCACGGGGTAGCCGAGCTCCTTCGCCTTGTCGGTGAAGGTCCGGATGACGGTGCGGCACTCCTGCCGGATCCGCTTCAGGCGGTCCTTGCCGAAGGCCTCCCGCCCGTTGATGCCCATGCGCTCGGAGAGCTCGCGGAATTCGTCGTTCTTGAGCAGTTTGCCCACTTCCAGCAGGCCTTCGTCCACCTGGAAGCGGCGGCCCTGCTCGAGCGTGTCGGCGAGGCTGTCGCGCAGCCAGCCGAGCAGTTCCTTGTCGTCCTCGGTCAGCGAGTCCAGGATGCGGTCCATCGTCTCGGCGATGAGCGAATCCTTGTCCAGCTCCACCTGGTAGTCCGCGAACTGGCCGATCTCACGGGAGAAGGCCTTGAGCGCCTGCTGGAAGAAGCGGTCGATGGTGCTGACCGAGAAGGCGCCGTAGTCGTGCAGCAACTCGGTCAGGAGGGCCTGCGCCCGGGGGTCGGTCTCGGCCAGCCGCGCGAGGTCGCGCAGGATGCGCGCCTTCATCTCGGCGGTGGCCTTGTTGGTGAAGGTCACCGCGAGGATATGGCGGTACGGCTGCGGCTCGCGGCTTGCCAGCAGCAAGTCGATGTAGGTCTTGGACAACCGGTAAGTCTTGCCCGATCCGGCGCTGGCTTTCAGGATTTTCATCGTCCGCAGATGTTTTTGAAGTCACACCACTGGCAGGTCCTCGCGTCCTCCGTCCGGCTGAAGGGCACGGACAGGTCGGCGATCTCGGCGAGCAGGCCGTCCAGGCGCTCCGCCATCAGGGAGAGGAAGCGCGCGTTGAGCGCGACGTTCTCGATCTCGTGGACGAAAAGCCGGGATGTCCCGTAGATGGAATTGACGATGTCGCAGCCCCTGACCTTGTCGTCGCCGGAGATGAACCGGTCGTAGAGGTAGAGCTGGAGGGCGATCTTGGGCCGCTTGGCGTTGTCCGGGCCGAAGAGCTTCTCCACCACGGTGTCGGCATTCGCTTCCGTGATCAGGAAGTCTTCGTCGGTCACGCGGCCGGTCTTGTAGTCCACCACGCGGACCTGGCCGGGGACGACGCTGTCCAGCCGGTCGATGTAGCCGACGAAGCGGAAGCCGCCGATCTCGGTGTGGCAGCGCTTCTCCAGGCCGAGGATCTCGAAAGCGTCCCGGCCGGCGGAGACCAGCAGCTCGAGGTCGCGCTGGACCGCCTTGCGGACGCAGCGGCAGACCATGTCCTCGAAGAGGATGTTGCGGCCGCTCAGCTCGAAGGTGTGCAGGGTCTCCAGGATATGGCGGCGCACGGTCCGGCCGATGCGGTCGCCCTTCAGCAGCGCCTGCAGGTCCGCACGGGTGACCCGGCGGCCCTCGGGGCCGTAGAGTTCCTGCATGGTCTCATGGAAGACGTTGCCGATGTCGTTGGCCTCCAGCGCCTCCGTCACTTCTTCCTGCTCCTTGAGGCCGCAGACGCTGTGGTAGTAGAACTTGGCCGGGCACACGAGGTAGTTCTGCAGGGCCGAGGCGGAGAGGTTCTTTTCCCGCAGGGCGCGGACATGCTCCTCCGTCTTCGGAATCTGGCTCTCGTCCCCGCCCGTGCTGATCTCCGCCTGCATCACGTAGCGCTTGAGGGGCGCGTGGAAATGCAGCTCCAGCTGCTTGATGTAGCGGCTCTCCTCACCGCCCTTGACGCCCTCGGTGCGGGAGTCGAAGAGCAGCCAGACCTGCCCCGCCCGGCGGATCATCCGGTAGAAATAATACGCCCACACGGCGTCCTGGTATTCGTAGGTCGGCAGGCCGAAGCTCCGGCGCAGCTCGGCCGGCACGAACGACGCCGCCACGCTGCGCCGCGGGAAGATGCCTTCGTTGCAGCTCAGCAGGATGAGGTTGTCGAAGTCGAGGGCGCGCGTCTCCAGCGGGCCCATGACCTGCAGGCCCCGCAGGGGCTCGCCATGGAACGGGTCCGTGATTCCGAGCAGGAGCTTGCCCAGCAGGCGGAAATAGGTGGCCGGCAGAACCTGCAGCGAGCGGCTGCGCAGGCGCCCGACGGCCAGGTAGTATTCGCGGATGAAATCCAGCTCCAGCGCCATGCCGGGCTGCTCGCGCAGGGCGGAGCCGAGGAAGGCGAGCAGCGCGAGCTGGTAGTCCTCCAGGGCGCGCACCTGGGCCTTGTCGCGTTCGCCGGGGGCCTTCGCCACCGGCTGGAAGATCTTGTCGAAGAGCGGCAGGCCGTTCAGGTCGGCCTGCGGGATATAGTAGCGGGCTTCGCCGCGGACCTTCTCCATCCGCGCCTGTCCTTCCTCGCCCGCGAGGGTCTTGAAGATGCTGTTGGAGAAGAGGCTCCAGACCTGCTTGTGGTAGAAGTACCACTGCCCGTCCTTCTCGCGCAGGTGCATCTGGAGCGCGGCCACGTCGTCCATCAGCGCGCTCAGGGCGCTGCCCGACATCGGGTAGCCCATCGTCACGTTGACATCGCGGATGCGCTCCGGCAGGGAGTTGAGCACGCTCATCAGCAGGCCTTCGTCCGGCAGGACGACCGCCGTCTCGATGCCGCCGGCGCCGAGCCGGTCGAGGATGGCCGGGACCTGCTTGGCCTGGCCCACGGCAGAAGGCACGCTCAGCACGTGGATCTGCGGCTCGGGCAGGGGCTCCGGATCGGGCTCGAAGGCCTGGGGGAATTCGAGGACGTTGTCGCGCAGGAAGAAGGAGGATTTGTTGTGCGGGTCGCTGATCCAGCCCTTGCCGTAATCCCAGCAGAACTCCGCAAGATGCGCGTCGCGCAGGCGGCGCATCAGGCGCTTCTCGCACTCGTTGAGGGCGTTGAGCCCGACGAAGACGAACTTGCGCACGTAGCCGAAACGCTCCTGCAGCAGGTCCACGGCGGGCGTGTCCTGCAGGCGCTCCGCGAGGGCCCGGTACACCTGGCCCGCGCAGGACATGCCCTGCTCGCGCAGCCGCGCGTTGAACGCTTCGTAGAGCGGCAGCAGGATGTCCCAGATGCGGCGGAAGGCTTCCTTGTACTTGCCGCCCGTCTGGAAATGGGAAAGGAAATGCCGGATGGCCTCCAGCTGCTTCTCGTCGAGGTATTCGAAGTCGTCCTGGAGCGCGCGGAAGTCCGCGATGTTCTGGAAGAGCCGCTTCGGGTCGACGAGATACTTGTCCACGTCGCCGAAGTCGGACAGCAGTACGCCGCCCCAGAAGATGAATTCGTCCAGGTCCTCGGCCTTGGCGCCCTGCGCCTCGTAGAGGGGCCTGTAGCACTCGTACAGTTCCAGCAGGAGGTGGACCTGGTCGGTCTTCTCCGCCCCCGCGAGGGTGTAGAAGAAATCATCCATCGTATACACCTCCGGAGCGCACAAGGGGCGCCCGGCCTCGGCCACGCAGCCGGCCAGGTATTTCTCGAAGAACAGCTTCGCACGCCGGTTCGGGACGATGAAGCACAGATCTTCAACGCCTCCCTCGGCATAGTAATGCCGCGCCACCTGCTCAAGGAACGGAATCATATCCTACAAAGATAGAAAAAAGATGCAGATTCAGGTGGGCGCGCCGGGCAGGACATGGCACCGCTGCCGGGCAGAGGAGAAAATGCGCAAAATGCGGGGCGGATTACGCAATTACCGCACTGCTTTTCTCAAACGAATCGTTATCTTTGTGATTCAAGTATATCCGTCATGAACAAGCCATTTATTCTACCTTATGAAGGCGGCCTGATCGAGAAGGATCTCCCGGCCGGCATTCTGCATAATTACGAGAAAATCTGGACGGACATCTATCCGGAGGCCGCGCCGGCCGCTTCGGCCGTGGCCGACCTGATCGTCAACGCCATCAACCAGTGTGAAGGACGCCTGTTCCGGCTGGGCCTCACGACCGGCATCACGCCGGCGCCGCTCTACGAGGAGCTCGCCCGCCGTTTCCGCGCCGGCGAGGTGTCTTTCCGCAACGTGGAGGTCGTCTCCATCGATGAATACTACCCTTCTTCCGGCGACGAAGCCCAGAGCCGCAACCACCGCCTCCACGAGGCGCTGCTGGACCAGGTGGACATCCTCCCGGAACACATCCACATCCCGGACGGCACCGTCCCGCAGGCGGAAGTGTCCGACTACTGCGCCGCTTTCGACAAAGTGGCCCGCGGCCTGGACCTGCTGGTGATCGGCATCGGCGAGGAAGGCCAGCTGGGCTTCAACGAAGCCGGCAGCAACGAGAAGACGCGCACCCGCACCGTGCGTCTCTCCTACAGCTCCCGCAAGCGCCAGGCGCGCAATTTCGGCAGCGACCTGTCGGTTACGCCGCAGAGCGCCATCACGATGGGCATCGGCACGATGCTCTCCGCCGGGCACATCATCCTGATGGCCTGGGGCGAAGACAAGGCCGAGGCCGTCAAGGCCATCGTCGAGGGAGAGATCACCACCGCCTGCCCCGCCTCGCTGCTGCAGCGCCACGACCACATCCGCTTCTTCACGGACGCCACGGGCGGCAGCCAGCTGACCCGCGTGGTGGCCCCCTGGCTGGTCGGCCCCTGCGACTGGACGCCGAAGCTCATCCGCAAGGCCGTCGTCTGGCTGTGCGGGGTCGTCGGCAAGCCGATCCTCAAGCTCACGGACAAGGACTACCTGGAGAACTCGCTGGGCGAGCTGCTCGAGTACGCCGGTCCGTTCGACAAGATCAACATCGAGGTCTTCAACGACCTCCAGCATACCATCACCGGCTGGCCGGGCGGCAAGCCGAACGCCGACGACAGCACGCGTCCGGTGGCCGCCGCCCCGTATCCCAAGACGGTGCTCCTCTTCTCGCCGCACCCCGACGACGACGTCATCTCGATGGGCGGCACCTTCATCCGGCTTGTCTCCCAGGGGCACGACGTGCACGTGGCCTACGAGACGTCCGGCAACGTCGCCGTCCACGACGACGTGGTGCTCCAGCATTTCGACGCCGCGTCGATGCTCGGCATGGCCGACCGCTACGACGCCGTCAAGGCCCTGGTGGACGCCAAGGTCCCGGGCGAGCCCGAACCGCGGGAACTGCTGGACCTCAAGGCGGCGATCCGCCGCAGTGAGGCCCGCGCGGCCGTCCGCTCCTTCGGCCTCAACCCCGACACCAACGCCCATTTCCTCAACCTGCCCTTCTACGAATCCGGCAGCATCAAGAAGAAACCCTGCACCCAGGCCGACGTGGACATCATCAAGGACCTGATCCGCTCGCTCAAGCCGCACATGATCTTCATGGCCGGCGACCTCGCCGACCCGCACGGCACGCACCGCGTGTGCACCGAGGCGGCGCTGGAAGCCGTGGAGCAGCTGCGCGCAGAGGGCAACGCCTGGCTCGCCGGGACGCACATCTGGCTCTACCGCGGCGCCTGGATGGAATGGGAGATCGGACGCGTGGACATGGCCGTCCCCCTGAGCCCGGGAGAAGTGGTCATGAAGCGCCACGCCATCTTCCGCCACCTCTCGCAGAAGGACATCGTCCCCTTCCCGGGCGAAGACCCGCGCGAGTTCTGGCAGCGCGCCGAGGAGCGCACGCAGAACACCGCACGCCAGTACGACAGCCTCGGCATGGCCGAGTACCAGGCCATCGAAGTATTCCTGAAACTCTGTTAAAGATATGAAAGTCATCATCCGCGACAATGCCAGGGAGGGCGGCCTGTGGGCCGCGCACTACATCGCCTCCCGCATCCGGGAGAAAGCCGCCAGGACCGACGAGCCCTTCGTGCTGGGCCTGCCCACCGGCTCCACCCCGCTCAACACCTACGCCGAGCTCGTCCGCATGGTCAAGGCCGGCGAAATCTCCTTCAAGAACGTCATCTCCTTCAACATGGACGAATACGCCGGCCTGCCTGTGGAGCATCCCGAGAGCTACCATTCCTTCATGTTCAAGAACCTCTTCGACCACATCGACGAGCCGCTGGAGAACATCCATATCCTCAACGGCAACGCCGCCGACCCGGCCGCCGAGTGCGCCGCCTACGAGCGCGCCATCGAGCAGGCGGGCGGCATCGACCTCTTCCTCGGCGGCATCGGCGAGGACGGTCACATCGCCTTCAACGAGCCGTTCTCCCCGCTCTCTTCCCGCACGCGCCTGGTGACCCTCACGCAGGACACCCGCGAGGTCAATTCCCGCTTCTTCGGCGGCGACCCCGAGGCCGTGCCCGCCCAGGCGATGTCTGTGGGCGTCGCCACCGTGATGGACGCCCGCGAGGTGGTCATCCTCGCCTTCGGCTCCAAGAAGGCGCGCGCCCTGGCCAGCGCCATCGAGGGCCCGATGTCCCACTACAACACGGTGAGCGCATTACAGAATCACCCCGCCGGCATCATCGTCTGCGACGAGGCTGCGATCGGCGAGGTGAAAGTCAACAGCTACCGCTATTTCAAAGCCGTAGAGGCCGCGGAGAGCCGTTTATAGGTTCTTGAAACTGATCTTGTAGAGCTTGGACGTGGTATCGTCGCCCACCCAGATGCACTGGCGGTCGCGGTCCACGTACAAGCTTTCTCCGTTATCGATGAAGGGCACCGGATAGGAGGCGATCACCTTGCCCTCCAGGGTGCAGAGATTGACCGTGCGGAGCTCGCTGTCCGGAATCCAGAGCGCGTTGCGCACCGGGTCATAGCAGAGACCGGAGATATCCTCGATGCCTTCCGTGATCTCAATACGGTCCAGGATGCCCTCGGTCGGCGAGAAGCGGATCAGCAGGCGCGGATCCGCCTGGTTGCCGACCAGCAGCGTGCCGTCGTTCATCCAGGTGATGGCCTCGAGACCGCTGTTGGTCCGGTAGCCCGCTTCCTTGATCACGCCGAGCAATTCGGACTCCTTGTATTCCGGAGCGCGCAGCCGCCGGATTTCCTGCCTGCCCTCGACGACATAGTAGACATCGCGGGTGGCCGGGTCGATCGTGACGCCCTCGCAGTCCATATGACGCTCTACGAAGAAGGGTTTCGTCTCCCCCGTCCAGCTGACGGCGTAGACGCCCTTCTCGTCGGACGCGGCCAGCATGCCGTCGCCGTCCGGCGCCAGGCAGAGGCCGGACACTTCGGGGACCTGCGTGTCGACCGTGGTATAATCGCCCATCACGGGCAGGGCGGCCTGCTGCTTGAAGGCGTCCCAGTCATAATAGGGCCAGTTGTCCGCGGGCAGCGGGAGCCGGGCCTCGCGGCCGTTGAGCAGGACCTTGAAGAGGACCTTCGGCGAACGCTTGCTGCGGTAGAAAACGAACTGGAGGTTGGCGCCCATCGGCACTTCGTGCAGCTGGCACCAGACCGGGATCTCGTCCGGGTCGGCGACGTCGTGGCCGAAGCCGTTGACATCGAGCGTCATCAGCAGCGGCAGGAAGGTGTAGTCGTGGCCGAAGCGCAGGTCGGCACCCCGCTCGCCGCCGGCGATGCGTTCGTCGGCCCTGGCGATGATGTCCTCCACGATCGGCTGGTAGCCCAGGTGCGTAGGCCAGGCGTTGGCGTAGAACTGGAAGTCGTCCACCTTCCAGAGCGCGACGCGCTCCTCCGGGGTGAAGATGTCCGTGAAGTTCAGGTCGGTGTCGATGCCGTCCATGCCGCCGGCGAAGAAGTAGAGGTAGGACACGAAGTCCCAGCCCTCAGTCTCGGGCACGGCCTTGAAAGGCTCCTTGAACAGGCGCCCGAGGATGGCGCGCCAGTCCACCGTGCGCTCGACATACTGCTCCCAGGTCTCCCCGAAACGGAGCGGCGTGCGGAGGTAGTTGTCGTTGCGGAACGGGTTCTTGCCGTCGAGCGGCAGGATGGCGGGCAGGAAGCTGACGCCGAAATTCTCGAAGATGTCCAGCTTCGCGTCCTGCGCCTTCAGGCCCAGGCAGAAGGCGGACATCGTCATCACGCAGCGCGTGGAGGTGGAGGTCCAGGCGCGCACGGCCGCGTCTTTCCCGAACACCTTCGGGAAATTGGCGTACATCCGCCCGGCCAGCTCCTGCTGTTGCTGCCAGCCCTTGCGGGAAAGGTCGCCGACGCGGTAGCGCACGGACGGGTAGAGCCCGTCGAAGCGCTCCTTGAAGGAGGCGCCGAGCGCCGTCAGGTTGTCGCTTTCGGCGGCCGCCCCGAACACGTCGTGGATCTTGTCGTAGATGTCGCTCTGCCAGGCATAGCGGGCGCCGTGACGGCCATAATGGCTGATGTAGAAAGGCTCGTAGCCCTTCGGCGCGCGCGTCAGTTCGACCGGCCCGGTCGGACAGAGGTAGTCCGTCCCGGAAAGGTATTCCGGATGGGCCTGCAGCTGGTCGAAGATGTCGGTTTGCTGGGCCCCTGCGCTCAGGCAGAGCGCCAGCAGGGGCAGGATGAGAAGTCGGTTGGTCATATCTTGCGTTTATGTTGGTTCCGTTCGCGCCACTCGTTCGGCGAGCAGCCGTAGATCTGCTTGAAGCGGCGGGAGATGCTCTTGGTGTCGTTCTCGCCCAGGGAGAGGGCGATGCCCACGACCTGGTCGTCGGTGTCCAGGAGCAGCTCGGCGAAGCGCTTGATCTTCAGGTCGGAGATATACTGGTAGAGGGTCTGCCCGGTCACGGCCTTGAAGCGGCGCTCCAGCAGGCGGCGGGACAGGGCGACCTCCGCGATCACGTCCTTGACGGAGATCTTCTTCTGGTAGTTGCGGTGGATGAACTGGACAGCCTTCTGGATCTGGGCGTCGTCCGTGGCGAAGGCCGCCGTGGAGATGCGCCCTACGAGCTTGACCGGTTTCAGGACGATGTCCTCGTACGGCGCGTCCGGGTTGGCGACGAGCTTCTCGATGAGCTCGGCCGTGCGGTAGCCGCCTTCCTCGATGTCCACGAAGATGCTGGACAGGGTGGTGCTCCCGAGGCTGCAGAGCAGCTCGTCGTTGTCCACGCCGATGATGGAGACGTCGCCCGGGATCTGGATGCCGGCGGCGTGGCAGGCCTCGATCAGGTTGTTGCCCTGGTTGTCGTCGCAGGCCATGATGCCGATCGGCTTGGGCACCATCCGGAGCCAGTCGCGCAGGCGGTCCCGCTCATAGTACCACAGGTGGTCGATCTCCTGCAGGTTGTAGGCATAGAAGGAATTGCCGTAGCCCGCGGCCTCCACCTCGCGGCGGAAGCCCTCGCAGCGTTCGTCCGACCAGCAGACTTCGTTGAAACCGAAGAATCCGAAGTTGCGGAAACCGCGGTCGATGTAGAAGCGCGCGGCCATCCGGCCGGTGCCCAGATAGTCCGCCGTGATGTTGGGGATGGTCTGGAAGCGCTTCTTGAAGTCCTGGGCCACGACCACGATGCCGTTCTTGCGGAACAGGCTGATGTCGTCGGTCTCCTCGAACTGTCCGATGACGGCGTCAGCGCCCCAGTCTTTGGCGAACTTCACCACGCCGGGCAGGCCGATCTTCTCCTTGAAGGCGGGCGGCATGCGGCAGATGGCCCATTGTTCCTTGCGGCGCGAATAGCGGACAATCCCCTGGAGGAGCTTGTTCGGGAAGGACTCCGTGAAGTCGGTGATGAAAAGCAGGTGCAGCATATCAGTGGCGGTGATAGGAAATGCCGAGGCTGTCGTAGTAGGGATATTCGTGGTCCGTGACGATGCTGAAGAAGTGGTCGAAGTCGGCGACGAAGGCCGGGTCGTCCGGGGCGGTCGTGCCGGCCCAGGACGGGCTGGCGTTCCAGCCGCGCTCGAACAGGCCGAGCGACTTCGGGAAGAAGTAGTACGTCACGTGGTCGAAGCAGCGGATCGTCTCGGCCCAGAGGTGGCCCTCGACGCCGATGATGTGCGGCCGGGAGGCCGGGGTCAGCGCGGGCTTGCCCTCGCCGGAATGCGTCAGGTCGACCGGGTTGCAGTAGTCGTCCCAGCGGACGGAACGGTACATGTCGTAGGGCTGCAGGGAGAAGCTACGGCGCTCGTCCACGAAGCCGCCCCAGGAGTGTCCGCGCTCGGTCTTGCCGTAGTTGTAGGCGAAGTCCATGTAGCAGTTGGGGGCGCTGGAGATGACGACGGGCAGGCCTTCGGCGGCAAACTCATACGGGAGCACGTCGCGGCCGTGCGAGACGGTCCACAGGTTGGTCAGGGCGAGGTTGGCGCGGAGCCGCGCGAGCGTGGCGGGCGTGACGTGCTGGCAGACGTCCTGCCAGCCGCCCAGCTTGATGCCGCGCGCCTCGGCGATGTCCATCAGCCGGTTCAGGAAGTATTCCTTCAGCCAGCCGATGTCGGTGCGGCCGTTCTCGGCCAGCAGCGCGGCGCAGGCCGGCGAGCCGGTCCAGGCGCCGTCCGGCACCTCGTCGCCGCCGATGTGGATGGCCTCGAGCGGCACCCCGGCCTCGGCGTAGAGCGCGATCAGGCCGTCGAAGACGGTCTCGAAGAAAGTATAGGTGGACGGCAGGGCCACGTTCATCACGTTGTCGGTGTAGTCCTGCACGGATTCGTAGACGGAAGTGTCCGCCGGCTCGGAGAGCAGGCAGCTGCGGTCGCCAGTCCGCTGCGCACGCACCTCCATCGACTTGACCGCGGCGCGGGAATGGCCCGGAGTGTCAAATTCGGGGATGATGCGGATATGGCGCTCGTTGGCGTAGCGCAGGATTTCGACGAAGTCGGCGTGGGAGTAATAGCCGTTGCCCGGGGAGTCGTCGCCCGGCCGTGCCGCGACACAGTAGGTCGGCTGCAGGCCGTCCGGCTCGGCGATTGTGCCGTCCTCGCGGAGGACCGGCAGGCAGCGGGCGGCGCCGTAGGAGGTGAGCTCCGGCAGGGCGTCGATCTCGATGCGCCAGCCTTCGTCGTCGCCGAAGTGCAGGTGCAGGAAGCTGGCCTTATAGGAAGCCATCAGGTCGATCAGGCGCAGCAGGTCGGCCTTCTGGGTAAAGTTGCGGCTCACGTCGAGCATCAGACCGCGCCAGGGCAGGTCCGGCCAGTCGGTGACGACGGCGGCCGGCACGGCGGCGCCCTGCGCGTTGCGGCGCAGGCGTCCGAGCGTAACGGAAGCGTAGTATGCGCCGTCTTCGTCGGCCGCCTCGACACGGACGGCGCCGTCGGCGAGCGTGATCCGGTACCAGCCGGGGCGCTGTCCGTCGACGTAGGAGACGGTCGGTTCCGCAGCCGGGTCGGTCTCGCCTTCCAGGCGCTTCACTTCCTTGAGCCGGGGAATGATATCATAGACACCCGTTTCCACGTGGGAGTAGTCGAAACTGTGGACGGGTTCGGACGGCAGGAAACGGTATTCGGCCGTCACGGCGACGGGCTTGCCGCCCTTGCGCTGCAGGAAGAATCCTTCCGGCGCGCGGCACTGGTTGACCAGCGGCCGCGCCTCATAGCGCAGCGTCATCGCGGCGCCCTTCGTATCGGCCGTCGGAACGACGCGGTAGAGCGTGCCGCTGATGTGCTCGATGGTGCCGGGCGCGTCCGTCTCCATCGTGACGGGGGTGCGGAACTGGCTGAACCAGACGGTCCACTCCGTGCCGGCAGGCGGGTTCTGGATCTCCATCGTATGAAGCGCCCGACCACTCTCGGGGTCGGTAACGCCCTCAGTCCAAACAATATGACAATTTGGGGTGCAGGCTACGCAAAACGCGCACGCGATAAAAAGGAGAAAATAGCTTTTAGTGTTCACAATCAGTGCGTTTTTTAATACAGCACAAATATGAATAATATTAAAGACCGAGGCAATCGAATGACGCAAATTGCGTGCCTAAATACGCAAGATTGTTTTTGTGCTTTCAATCTAATCCATAATTTTGCAAAAAAATCACACAGCAAATGACACTTGGAATTGACGTCGGAGGAACCAATCTGGTCCTGGGCCTGGTCCAGGACGGCAAGATTGTCAAGCGGGTCTCCACCCCCTGGTTCCCCCGCGAAGCCAGCCTGGAACAGACGATCGACATCCTGTCGGAGCAGATCTCCGGCATCATCACCCCGGACACCGAAAAGATCGGCATCGGCGTCCCGTCCGTCGTGGACATCCACCGGGGCATCGTATACGACACCGCCAACATTCCCTCCTGGACGGAAGTCCCCCTCAAAGACCTGCTGGAAGCGCGCTTCCACCTGCCCGTATCGCTCAACAACGACGCGAACTGCTACGCGATGGGCGTGTATGAGGGTTATCCCGCCGACGCCAAGCCAGAGGTCCTCGTCGTGATCACGCTCGGCACGGGCGTGGGAATGGGCATCGTGGACCGCGGCCGCCTCTTCTGCGGCGCCAACTGCGGCGC
The sequence above is a segment of the Bacteroidales bacterium WCE2004 genome. Coding sequences within it:
- a CDS encoding glucokinase; translated protein: MTLGIDVGGTNLVLGLVQDGKIVKRVSTPWFPREASLEQTIDILSEQISGIITPDTEKIGIGVPSVVDIHRGIVYDTANIPSWTEVPLKDLLEARFHLPVSLNNDANCYAMGVYEGYPADAKPEVLVVITLGTGVGMGIVDRGRLFCGANCGAGELGTLPYRGATLETFCSKQFFAGSGWDSLSASEAAYNGDPRALALFHDLGKRLGDLLTTVMFAYDPSHIALGGGIAYTYPLFRASMEARLKRDFPYHKSLERLTVDVCTGDDIPVIGASLI
- a CDS encoding hexosaminidase, which encodes MEIQNPPAGTEWTVWFSQFRTPVTMETDAPGTIEHISGTLYRVVPTADTKGAAMTLRYEARPLVNQCRAPEGFFLQRKGGKPVAVTAEYRFLPSEPVHSFDYSHVETGVYDIIPRLKEVKRLEGETDPAAEPTVSYVDGQRPGWYRITLADGAVRVEAADEDGAYYASVTLGRLRRNAQGAAVPAAVVTDWPDLPWRGLMLDVSRNFTQKADLLRLIDLMASYKASFLHLHFGDDEGWRIEIDALPELTSYGAARCLPVLREDGTIAEPDGLQPTYCVAARPGDDSPGNGYYSHADFVEILRYANERHIRIIPEFDTPGHSRAAVKSMEVRAQRTGDRSCLLSEPADTSVYESVQDYTDNVMNVALPSTYTFFETVFDGLIALYAEAGVPLEAIHIGGDEVPDGAWTGSPACAALLAENGRTDIGWLKEYFLNRLMDIAEARGIKLGGWQDVCQHVTPATLARLRANLALTNLWTVSHGRDVLPYEFAAEGLPVVISSAPNCYMDFAYNYGKTERGHSWGGFVDERRSFSLQPYDMYRSVRWDDYCNPVDLTHSGEGKPALTPASRPHIIGVEGHLWAETIRCFDHVTYYFFPKSLGLFERGWNASPSWAGTTAPDDPAFVADFDHFFSIVTDHEYPYYDSLGISYHRH